Part of the Nostoc sp. ATCC 53789 genome, CAAAGCGGCGCTGAGTTATTCTCTGCGTCCCTCTGCGTTTTCCATTGCGTCCCTCTGCGTTTAAAAACAAACCTAGTAAATAGGAGAGGCAGATAATTCCACCTCTCCTATGAAGATAAACTAATTACTTAAAGCAACGCTAGCTTTAGTATCTGGTAGCTTTGTTAGGTTTGTGAACCAAAAAGCTGAGAACTTGGCACTGCTTGATGTTGTCAAAACCCACAACACGGATATAGCTGGTGTTGAATTGAGAACGGCATCCTTGAACTTCGCTCAATACTTCTTGAGTAGATTTAGCACCGAACAAAGGTAGCTTCCACATTGTCCAATATAATTCTGTTGGCTCAGAAGTTTCGTTGAACTCGATCGCTGGAATGTAACCTTGATTCAAAATGTACTGAATCTGCTTGGCAATTTGAGCGTCAGTCAGGGGTGGCAGATAAGAAAGGGTTTCGTAACGACGCTCTTTTGGTAAAGTTTGCATAGCTTTTTGATAATGGGTTGCGATTTTTGACTACTAGGTTGACCGAACTAATTGGATAAGTTATCCAAATTCTGATCTGAAGTTGTTTGCTGTTCTGGTTGCAGACTGGGGCTAGATGTGTCTATTCGTGTGATGCGTTCTAAATGCTGGCGACGCTGTTCCATATTGGCTTGCTGAATACCAGTGCGAACCATTTCCGGTAAAAATTCTGCAATTTCTTCCGCAATGTGTTCTCTGACAGTCATGATTCGCAAAGCCAAATCTGGTTTTTCTCTCAGCAGTTGCTCAATGTATGACTCACCATTTTGAATTTTGCCAGACGAAAAGTTATGCAACCAAAGTTCTAATGGAGGATTAGTTTCGCCTAGCTGTGCCAATACTGTCCTTAGAGCCTGATAAGTCAGATAGCTTTGGAGAGTTTTGGCTGTGTCCTTCGCAATTTGCTTAAGATTCATGCTTGACCCCAGCCCTAAAGAGTTATGAGTTATGAGTTATGAGTTATGAATTAATGCAAATCCTAACTCTTAACTCTTAACTCTTAACTGTTAACTCAGATCAGACGGTATCCATTGCTTCAAACTCGAACTTGATTTCTTTCCACAGTTCGCAAGCAACAGCTAGTTCAGGAGACCACTTGGCTGCTTCGCGGATGATATCGTTACCTTCACGAGCCAAGTTACGGCCTTCGTTACGAGCTTGAACAACAGCTTCCAAGGCGACGCGGTTAGCGGTTGCTCCAGGAGCGTTACCCCAAGGGTGTCCCAGAGTACCACCACCGAATTGTAGTACGGAGTCATCACCAAAGATTTCTACTAGCGCGGGCATGTGCCATACGTGGATACCACCAGAAGCAACTGCCATTACACCAGGTAGAGAAGCCCAGTCTTGGGTAAAGTAAATACCACGAGACTTGTCTTGCTCAATGTAGTTTTCACGCAACAGGTCAACGAAGCCCATTGTGATGCCGCGCTCACCTTCCAACTTACCAACTACGGTGCCGGTGTGGATGTGATCACCACCAGACAAACGTAGAGCTTTAGCCAATACACGGAAGTGGATACCGTGGTTCTTTTGACGGTCGATTACAGCGTGCATAGCACGGTGAATGTGTAGCAAGATACCGTTATCGCGGCACCAACGAGACAATGTGGTGTTGGCGGTGAAACCTGCGGTGAGGTAGTCATGCATGATGATGGGCATTTTGAGTTCTTTAGCGTACTCAGCCCGTTGCAACATTTGTTCGCAAGTAGGAGCGGTGACGTTTAGGTAGTGACCTTTAATTTCACCGGTTTCTGCTTGAGCTTTGTTGATAGCTTCAGCTACAAACAAGAAGCGATCGCGCCATCTTTGGAATGGTGCGGAGTTAATGTTTTCGTCGTCTTTGGTGAAGTCCAAACCACCGCGTAAGCACTCGTATACAGCGCGTCCGTAGTTCTTAGCGGAAAGACCCAATTTGGGCTTAATGGTACAACCTAGTAAAGGACGACCGTATTTGTTTAACTTGTCGCGCTCAACTTGGATACCGTGAGGAGGCCCTTGGAAGGTCTTGATGTAAGCTACTGGGAAACGGATGTCTTCTAGACGTAGTGCCCGCAGAGCTTTGAAACCAAATACGTTACCTACAATTGAGGTTAATACGTTGGTTACAGAACCTTCTTCAAACAAGTCCAAAGGATAAGCAACGTAGCAGATGTACTGGTTGTCTTCGCCGGGAACTGGTTCGATGTCATAACAACGACCTTTGTAGCGATCAAGGTCGGTGAGCAAGTCTGTCCACACAGTTGTCCAAGTACCTGTGGAAGACTCAGCCGCTACAGCCGCACCTGCTTCTTCGGGAGGAACACCGGGCTGGGGTGTCATGCGGAACGCAGCTAGAAGATCGGTATCTTTTGGTGTGTAATCGGGTGTGTAATAAGTTAATCTGTAATCTTTAACCCCGGCTTGATACCCAGACTTGCTCTGAGTCTTCGTTTGAGCGTAAGACATATTTTATCCTTCCCTGAAATCACTCTTAATTAATTATCAAATCACGTTTTGTGCAACTTCCCCTCACCCCTTTTTTCCCCCTTCATCAAGGAGAAGATTCGGGAAAAATTTTTGTTGGGGGTTGTTTTTGCCCAAGGGTTGCAGTTTTTTTGCGGCGGACACTTTGGTAGCGGTGGTAGCCCTCCTCACCAGTGTTATCCCCTTCTAGGGGTACACGACCTAGCGCTTCTACTGTTTCCTCTTTATACGAATCAAAATTCTTTTTTACCTCTTTTTCGCACCCGACTAAACCTTCTCAATTTCACCAAAACTCCCGCTTTTCGCGGCTTTATTTTAGATAATTCCCCTACAAATTGGGGTATTCAGGGGATTGGGCTGGCTGGCAGACATTCCCACCTCTACACTCCTTCTATCTTCCCCATTGATGGAAAAGATACCAGAAAAGAATTTACTTGACAGAGATTTAGCAGGGTGGTGAGCGAAAGATAAAAAATTGCACACCACGTAATTTGTAACTTATTCCACAATATATCAATAATTCGATAAGTTATTCTTTCAAAGTTTTGAACTTATATATTTAGTTTTGTTATTACATAATGATTTAACATTTTATTACAAACGCTTTACAAGGTGTCATCAATAGTGTTTCGGGACTGGGTAATAAAAAAGTATTCCTAAATATTTATTCTCCAGTCCCCAATCCCCAATGTTTAAAAAATCCCAACTAGGGGAACACTGAAATTAACCCAAAGCCAGTTTAGGTAATGACTATGGGTAATGTCTCCAAAGGAAATGTCACCGTGGTACTATTTTGCAAGCGTACTAGTTTATTGATTACTTCTATCTTGTTTGGGTTGATAGCTGTGCCAGGTATGGGATGGGCACAAAAAACCCCTGACATCAAATCATCTGATTTAACCCCCGCTTATCCACCTTCTGCACCGCCACCGCGAGTAGAATCTTTGCCCGATGAGCGCGGAGTGCAAGAAAATTCGCCAGAAACTGATTATCGTGTTGGTAACTTACTGGCAGATGTTACAGGCAATCTTTGGGTAGGTTCTTGGCGGGGATTATCGCGGATTGATCCTAAAACTGGCAAGATTATTTCTCGTGTTAGCTTACCGAATGTTGCCATTGGTGCTTTAGCCCAAGACAAAGTAGGACGCTTGTGGGTGGGAAGTTATGGCGGACTAGTTCGAGTAGACCCTCGCACGAATGAAATCACCGCACAGAATTTATTTTTGCCTTCTAAACGGGTTTTGTCACTGTTGCTTGACAAACGGGGTTATTTGTGGACTGGAACTGATAGTGGTTTAGCCCTAATTAGTCCTGACCAAGGTTTGATTATGACAACAGTAAAAAATCTGCCTGGTGTCAGCGCCAACACCCTAACTTTAGATGCTGAAGGTCAACTGTGGGTTGGCACTCTTGATGGATTGGTGCGGGTAAATACTGCTAGTGCTTCGATTATGAAGCGCATTGCCGATTTACCAGGGACGACTGTTCAAGCTTTAGCTATCAGTCCAGAAGGCTTAATTTGGGCCGGAATGCCGAATAATTTGCTAGTCATTAACCCAAAAACTGGTGCAGTTTTGCGGTCTGTGACTCGCCTGCGTGGGCGTGATGTGACGGCGGTACGTTTTGCTAAAGATGGTAGTGTCTGGGTTGGAACTAGCAATGGTTTGTTACGATTAAATCCAAATACAGGCGCTGTGTTAGATGCAGAAGTTGCTGGACTTCCTTCTAGTCGGGTTCTTGCCCTTGTACCTGACATCAGCAATAAACTATGGATTGGCACTAGTGAAGGTCTGGCTTGGTTAATGCCCAAAACGGATAGTGCAAAAACCCATATTGCTTTCAGTCGCGCTGTTAAGTAGGAATTAGGGGACAGGTTACAGGGTACAGGGGACTGAATTCTTTTAGCCGATCACCTATACCTATCACTTATCCCCTATCACCTATCCCCTAATTAAAAATGGCAATCACTACCCAGCAATTAATTCAATGGAAACAACAGGGACGTTCAATTGTCGCGTTGACCGCCTGGGATTATGCGATCGCTCAACTCATCGATGCAGCTGGTGTAGACTTAATCCTTGTGGGTGACTCTATGGCAGTAGTTTTAGGGTATGAAACAACACTGCCGATAACTTTGGATGAGATGATATACCATGCCAAATCTGTGCGTCGTGGGGTTAAACGGGCATTAGTCGTTGTAGATTTACCATTTTTGACGTATCAAGAAAGTCTTCAACAAGCAATGCACTCAGCTGGGCGGGTACTAAAGGAAACGGGCGCTCAAGGGGTAAAATTGGAGGGTGGCTATCCAGCGATCGCAGAAACTATTGCTCGTTTGGTTCAAGCTGGAATTCCGGTAATGGGTCATGTCGGTTTGACACCGCAATCAGTACATCAACTCGGTTTGCGGCAACAAGGGAAAACCCAAGAAGCGAGTGAGAGAATTTTACAAGAAGCGATCGCTCTCGAACAAGCAGGTGTATTTTCTATAGTTTTAGAGCATATACCCGCAGATTTGGCAATGCAGATTACACAAAAACTTAGCATTCCGACAATTGGTATCGGTGCAGGAATTCACTGCGATGGACAGGTTTTAGTTACCTCGGATGTAATCGGACTGGCTGAAAAACATCCACCGTTCGCCAAGGTTTACACCAACTTGCGAGAGACGATTACCAAGGCTGTACAAGATTATGCGGTGGAAGTGCGCGATCGGAAATTTCCATAAGCATGGAATTTACGATCAAAAAATACAAAAAGCTGCCAAATAGTTAGTTTTCCATCTTGCATAATTTATGCAATCAGAGAGCAGCACATTATAAAATTGCTGAAGTTAAAAATTTTGCTACAACATCCAGAGTGAAAACTGATAGCATATTTTATCGCCTATTTCAAGAATTCCCCAGTGTCTTCTTTGAACTGATTGGCAATTCTCCTGAAACTGCAAATATCTATCAATTCTCTTCAGTTGAAATCAAACAAACTGCCTTTAGAATAGATGGTGTATTTCTTCCCACTCAAGACGAAGAAAATCCAATTTATTTCGTTGAAGTTCAATTTCAACCAGATTCAGATATTTATTTGCGCCTAGTTTCGGAAGCATTTCTCTATTTACGGCAAAATAAATCTAAAAATTCTTGGCGAGGAGTGGTGATTTATCCCAGAAGGAGTATAGATACTGGTGAGCTACAAGATTGCCACGAATTCTTCAACAGCGATCGCATTAGTATAATTTACTTGGATGAATTAGGCGAAGCTGCATCACTACCAATAGGTATTGCTACCCTAAAATTAGTAATTGAAAATGAAGATACAACTATTACTACCGCCAGAGAACTAATTAACCGTACTAAACAAGCCGTAAATTTGCAACTACCACAAAAACAATTACTAGAATTAATAGAGACAATCTTAGTTTATAAATTGCCTAACATAAGTCGAGAGGAGATAGAAGCTATGTTTGGGTTAAGTGAGTTGAAGCAAACACGGGTTTATCAAGAAGCTGAAGAAGAAGGTAAACAAAAAGGTCGTTTTGAGGCAAAATTAGAAGCTGTACCTAAACTGCTAGCACTTGGTTTAAGCGTGGAACAGATATCACAGGCGTTAGATTTGGATATTGCACAAGTCCAGCAAGCAATACAGCAAACACCTTTCAATGAATAAGTTCAGACAAGCGATGTCTGGCTACAAGGCGCTTTGCATTTACGTATTTTCTCAACTAGAAATATCAGCTAAAAACCCCATACTTGGAGGTGCAGCAATGGTACAACAAGTTACAACAGAAACCACCACCGAAGTCATCTACCCGGAAAGCGACGGACAGCCAATGGCGGATAATACAGAACAATTTGCATGGATTGTCAAAATTAAAGAAAATTTAGAAATCCTATTTGCATCAACAACTGATGTATTTATCGCCGGAGATTTGTTTTGGTATCCAGTTCAAGGAAACCCGAATCTCAAACAAGCACCGGATACAATGGTAGTCTTTGGTAGACCAAAAGGAAAACGGGGTTTCTATTTACAGTGGGATGAAGATAATATCCCCCCACAGGTAGTATTTGAAATACTATCGCCAGGTAACACCCTCAAAGAAATGACCAAAAAATTTCAGTTTTACCAGCATTACGGCGTGGAAGAATATTATATTTATGATCCGGCTAAAAACGATTTAAATGGCTTGCTCCGTTCTGGGGATAGTTTTGAAGTCATCGAGGAGATGAATGGCTGGGTAAGTCCGCGTTTGGGAATCAGTTTTACATTAACACCGGATACCCTGGAAATTGTTTCTCCTACCGGACAAAAGTTTTTGTCACCCGTAGAAATTGACCAGTTACGCCAACAGGAACGCCAACGTGCAGAACGGGAATGTCAAGCAAAGGAAGCGGCTTTACAAGAATTAGAAAAAGAGCGCGATCGCTATCAAGAATTGTTAGCGAAACTCAGAGAAAAAGGAATTAATACAGATAATTTGTAATTGGGGGTAGACTTAATCCCTGAAAATCCAAAATCTTATCTGTTTTAACTGATGACTCAATACAGTTTAATTTAGTTATTTAAATCTTATGCTCTAGGCACAGGGAAAAAATTGAGTTTTTGTATTTTTGTACAAAAGTTTCAAATCCAACTCAGCAATACTTTAGTTGTTGATGTGTCCTAGCGCTGATGCTGATGGATACTTATGATATGGGAACTAAAAATTTAACTATGGAACAACAACCGATACAAGTAATTGGAGGTGGACTAGCTGGAACTGAAGCAGCGTGGCAAATAGCCCAAGCTGGAGTACCGGTAATTCTCCATGAAATGCGTCCAAAACGTTTCAGTCCTGCTCATCATACAGAACATTTGGCAGAATTAGTCTGTAGTAATTCCTTTGGGGCAATGGCAAGCGATCGCGCGGCGGGATTATTGCATGAAGAATTACGTCAACTTGGTTCTATTGTCATCTCCAAAGCTGATGAACACGCCGTACCTGCGGGAGGGGCGCTAGCGGTAGACAGGGGACAATTTGGCCAAGACTTGACTCAAACTTTAGCCAGCCATCCTTTAATTGAATTTCGCCGGGGTGAAGTATCTGCGATTCCTGAAGGAATTGTGGTTTTGGCAACTGGACCTTTAACCAGCCCCGAATTAGCCGAAGATTTGCAACGCTTTACGGGGATGGAATACCTCAGCTTTTTCGATGCGGCTAGTCCGATCATTGTGGGAGAATCGATTAATCGTGACGTTGCTTTTATGGCATCACGTTATGACAAAGGTGAAGCTGCTTATCTCAACTGCCCAATGAATAAAGAGCAGTATTTGCACTTTCGAGAAGAACTTTGTAAAGCTGAACAAACAGAACTCAAAGGTTTTGAACGGGAAACAGCAAAATTTTTTGAAGCGTGTTTACCCATTGAAGAACTAGCACAGCGTGGGGAAGATACCATGCGCTACGGCCCGTTGAAGCCAGTAGGATTGTCAGATACTCGCACCGGGGAACGTCCTTATGCTGTGGTGCAGTTGCGACAAGAAGACAAAGCCGGTCAACTGTGGAATATGGTAGGATTCCAAACTAATCTGCGTTGGGGTGAGCAAAAGCGGATATTTCAGCTAATTCCCAGTTTGGAAAAGGCGGAGTTTGTGCGGTTGGGAGTTATGCACCGTAACACTTTTATTAATGCCCCTCAGCTAATGCATCCAACTCTGCAATTTAAAGAACGTCCAACGTTGTTAGCTGCTGGACAGTTGATTGGTACTGAAGGCTATACTGCTGCGGCTGCGGGTGGCTGCTTGGCGGGAATTAATGCAGCACGGCTAGCTTTGGGTAAAGAAGCTTTGGTTTTACCACCAACAACAATGATGGGTGCGTTATTGGAATTTATTAGTTCCGCTTCGCCGAAGCATTTCCAACCAATGCCCCCCAATTTTGGTATTTTTCCCGAATTGGGTGCGAAAATCAAAAGTAAACAAGAGCGTTACGGACGTTACCGCGATCGCTCTTTAACCGATCTAGCAAATTGGAAAGCTAATCGTAATTAATGGGAATTGGGAAGAGGACTTGGGGACAAGGAGAATTAGGGACAAGGAGAAAGACTTGTTTCAAGTTCTCACCTCTTGTCCCCTTGTCCCCTTGTCCCCCTTGTCTTCCTACCTCCCCTGCTTCCCCTGCCCCTCTGCTCCCTTGCTCCCCTGCCTCTTTTCCCCACCCTATTTAATAAAACTTCAAATAGGTTTATTATCCTTTAAAATCTTTTGCAAAAATTTAGGTCAGATGTATGGCTGATATTGTTGATATTGCTGTTACGGCTGAGTCTTTCAAAACACTAGTGGCGGCTGTACAAGCTGCTGGTTTAGTAGAAACATTAAAAAGTCCTGGCCCGTTCACTGTCTTTGCACCAAATGACGATGCTTTTGCCAAATTACCGCCGGGAACTATCCAAACTCTGTTACAGAATATTCCCCAGCTAACGCGAATTTTAAAGTATCATGTCGTTCCAGGAAAGCTGCTAAAGGCTGATTTGGCAGAACTCGGCACGGTTAATTCTGTGGAAGGTTCACCGATTAAAATTCATTCTTTAGATGGTTTTGAAGTTAAAAATGCCACAGTTTTAGCAGCAGATATCGAAGCTGATAATGGCGTGGTACACGTTATCGATACCGTGATTTTACCGGGTTAATTCAGCTAGGGTGGATGTTTTCCACCCTACTTATCCAAAATCTTTATAATTAACTAACTATTGAGTAGTATCAAAACGCAACTCAATATTTTAATTTATGTTATGTTTGCAATGTGATTACTCACTCACCTGTTAATGTAAATTTAGTTATTTTAAAATAAATTAAGTTCTTAAAAAGCTAACATCTATCCCAACAACATTAATGCTCGATTTTAACACCTTAGTAGAGTTCTCTCGTGGTAACTGCATAAGTATTTGTGCGTTTCTCGTCCCAGCAAACTTGCTTGTCACAATTTTAACAATGGGTCTAGTAGCCTTACGTCGCCCATCACATCAAGTATGGCAATCTGCTGGAATTGCTAGCTTTTTCGCTTCTGTAATGATCCTGCACGTATATACTTGGTTCATGATTGGTGTGGTGATGGCTCCTACTTATATCTTGTTGTGGCTAGCAATCACGTGTTTGGTGACTAATTTGGGAGCAATTCTTTATCAAAGACGTTACAGTAACAGCCCTAGCCTTTCCAACAACGTCTGAAATCTAGATTTCTCCATTCATGCTCAAGGATGGCATATAGCCAAGAGTCTCGCCATTCTCCCTTAATCCAATGGTGTTCTCGCAAATATCCTTCTTGCTGCATTCCAATTTTTTGCATAACTCGTGCTGAAGTAATGTTTTCTGGATGACAAGTCGCAAATATGCGATGTAAGCCTAACTCCTGAAACCCAAATGACAAAAAGGCTTTTACAGCTTCTGTTGCATATCCTTGTCCCCAAAATTCCTTAGTAAAACAGTATCCAATAGAGCCTGTTTTATTATCAATATCCTTAACGGATATG contains:
- a CDS encoding GNAT family N-acetyltransferase, with translation MNLPLETQRLKLRDFVESDWLAVHQYASDREVVRYLTFGPNSEEDTKNFLQREISLQGEEPRQHFALAVTLKTKQQLIGICRISVKDIDNKTGSIGYCFTKEFWGQGYATEAVKAFLSFGFQELGLHRIFATCHPENITSARVMQKIGMQQEGYLREHHWIKGEWRDSWLYAILEHEWRNLDFRRCWKG
- the panB gene encoding 3-methyl-2-oxobutanoate hydroxymethyltransferase — protein: MAITTQQLIQWKQQGRSIVALTAWDYAIAQLIDAAGVDLILVGDSMAVVLGYETTLPITLDEMIYHAKSVRRGVKRALVVVDLPFLTYQESLQQAMHSAGRVLKETGAQGVKLEGGYPAIAETIARLVQAGIPVMGHVGLTPQSVHQLGLRQQGKTQEASERILQEAIALEQAGVFSIVLEHIPADLAMQITQKLSIPTIGIGAGIHCDGQVLVTSDVIGLAEKHPPFAKVYTNLRETITKAVQDYAVEVRDRKFP
- a CDS encoding chaperonin family protein RbcX, whose product is MNLKQIAKDTAKTLQSYLTYQALRTVLAQLGETNPPLELWLHNFSSGKIQNGESYIEQLLREKPDLALRIMTVREHIAEEIAEFLPEMVRTGIQQANMEQRRQHLERITRIDTSSPSLQPEQQTTSDQNLDNLSN
- a CDS encoding Uma2 family endonuclease, translated to MVQQVTTETTTEVIYPESDGQPMADNTEQFAWIVKIKENLEILFASTTDVFIAGDLFWYPVQGNPNLKQAPDTMVVFGRPKGKRGFYLQWDEDNIPPQVVFEILSPGNTLKEMTKKFQFYQHYGVEEYYIYDPAKNDLNGLLRSGDSFEVIEEMNGWVSPRLGISFTLTPDTLEIVSPTGQKFLSPVEIDQLRQQERQRAERECQAKEAALQELEKERDRYQELLAKLREKGINTDNL
- a CDS encoding Rpn family recombination-promoting nuclease/putative transposase, producing MKTDSIFYRLFQEFPSVFFELIGNSPETANIYQFSSVEIKQTAFRIDGVFLPTQDEENPIYFVEVQFQPDSDIYLRLVSEAFLYLRQNKSKNSWRGVVIYPRRSIDTGELQDCHEFFNSDRISIIYLDELGEAASLPIGIATLKLVIENEDTTITTARELINRTKQAVNLQLPQKQLLELIETILVYKLPNISREEIEAMFGLSELKQTRVYQEAEEEGKQKGRFEAKLEAVPKLLALGLSVEQISQALDLDIAQVQQAIQQTPFNE
- a CDS encoding fasciclin domain-containing protein is translated as MADIVDIAVTAESFKTLVAAVQAAGLVETLKSPGPFTVFAPNDDAFAKLPPGTIQTLLQNIPQLTRILKYHVVPGKLLKADLAELGTVNSVEGSPIKIHSLDGFEVKNATVLAADIEADNGVVHVIDTVILPG
- a CDS encoding two-component regulator propeller domain-containing protein, whose amino-acid sequence is MTMGNVSKGNVTVVLFCKRTSLLITSILFGLIAVPGMGWAQKTPDIKSSDLTPAYPPSAPPPRVESLPDERGVQENSPETDYRVGNLLADVTGNLWVGSWRGLSRIDPKTGKIISRVSLPNVAIGALAQDKVGRLWVGSYGGLVRVDPRTNEITAQNLFLPSKRVLSLLLDKRGYLWTGTDSGLALISPDQGLIMTTVKNLPGVSANTLTLDAEGQLWVGTLDGLVRVNTASASIMKRIADLPGTTVQALAISPEGLIWAGMPNNLLVINPKTGAVLRSVTRLRGRDVTAVRFAKDGSVWVGTSNGLLRLNPNTGAVLDAEVAGLPSSRVLALVPDISNKLWIGTSEGLAWLMPKTDSAKTHIAFSRAVK
- the trmFO gene encoding FADH(2)-oxidizing methylenetetrahydrofolate--tRNA-(uracil(54)-C(5))-methyltransferase TrmFO codes for the protein MEQQPIQVIGGGLAGTEAAWQIAQAGVPVILHEMRPKRFSPAHHTEHLAELVCSNSFGAMASDRAAGLLHEELRQLGSIVISKADEHAVPAGGALAVDRGQFGQDLTQTLASHPLIEFRRGEVSAIPEGIVVLATGPLTSPELAEDLQRFTGMEYLSFFDAASPIIVGESINRDVAFMASRYDKGEAAYLNCPMNKEQYLHFREELCKAEQTELKGFERETAKFFEACLPIEELAQRGEDTMRYGPLKPVGLSDTRTGERPYAVVQLRQEDKAGQLWNMVGFQTNLRWGEQKRIFQLIPSLEKAEFVRLGVMHRNTFINAPQLMHPTLQFKERPTLLAAGQLIGTEGYTAAAAGGCLAGINAARLALGKEALVLPPTTMMGALLEFISSASPKHFQPMPPNFGIFPELGAKIKSKQERYGRYRDRSLTDLANWKANRN
- a CDS encoding form I ribulose bisphosphate carboxylase large subunit; translated protein: MSYAQTKTQSKSGYQAGVKDYRLTYYTPDYTPKDTDLLAAFRMTPQPGVPPEEAGAAVAAESSTGTWTTVWTDLLTDLDRYKGRCYDIEPVPGEDNQYICYVAYPLDLFEEGSVTNVLTSIVGNVFGFKALRALRLEDIRFPVAYIKTFQGPPHGIQVERDKLNKYGRPLLGCTIKPKLGLSAKNYGRAVYECLRGGLDFTKDDENINSAPFQRWRDRFLFVAEAINKAQAETGEIKGHYLNVTAPTCEQMLQRAEYAKELKMPIIMHDYLTAGFTANTTLSRWCRDNGILLHIHRAMHAVIDRQKNHGIHFRVLAKALRLSGGDHIHTGTVVGKLEGERGITMGFVDLLRENYIEQDKSRGIYFTQDWASLPGVMAVASGGIHVWHMPALVEIFGDDSVLQFGGGTLGHPWGNAPGATANRVALEAVVQARNEGRNLAREGNDIIREAAKWSPELAVACELWKEIKFEFEAMDTV
- a CDS encoding ribulose bisphosphate carboxylase small subunit, producing the protein MQTLPKERRYETLSYLPPLTDAQIAKQIQYILNQGYIPAIEFNETSEPTELYWTMWKLPLFGAKSTQEVLSEVQGCRSQFNTSYIRVVGFDNIKQCQVLSFLVHKPNKATRY